The window GCATCGACCAGGACGAACTGGCCGAACTGGTACGGGACGCATGGCAGGCGACGGCACCGGCCCGGCTCAGAAGCTCCCTGGAACAGTGACGCCGCGCTGATCCATGATGATCAACGAGTGGGTGCGGCATAGCGGCCCGCCAGTTCCCTCCCGATCCGGGCCAACTCCGCTTGGACAGCGGGTGGTTCGACGACGTCGACCTGGGTTCCCCAGCCCGCGAGGTTTCGGGCGATATCCAGTGGAGTCGGCGCGGCGATCCGCACCCTGGACCGGCCGTCGAGTTCGGCTTCGGTTTCGCAGTGGCGGCCGAAGTGGTTTCGCAGGATGGGCACGAACCGGGTCTCGATGAGGACCGTCGCCCAGGTTCGGGAGCGCCGCTGTTCCACCTCGCCGACGACCTTGTCCCACGCGGTGGCGAGGGTGAAGTCGTCCGGGCGTTCGGCGGGCTGGTCGGTCAGGTCGGCCTCGACGATCCGGTCCACCCGGAACGTCCGCTGTCCGCGTTCGGTGCCCGCCAGCAGGTACCAGATGTCGTCCTTGTCGACCAGGCCCCACGGGTCGATCAGGCGTTCCGACCGCTCGCGGGTGCCGCTGGTGTAGATCAGCCGGACTTTGCGACCTCGGACCACAGCCGACTGCAGCAGGTCGACCAGCTCCGGTCGGCGCCGATCCCGTTCGCCCCAGCTGGTCGGGTCGATCATCGTGGCGCCCGCGGCGGCCTCGGCTTCGGCGCGGAACGTCGGTGGCAGGGCCCGGACGAGTTTGCGCAGGGCGGACTTCGCCTTGTCGGAGACCGCGGCGGCCGGGCCGACCAGCAGGAACAGGGCCTGCGCCTCGGTGGCG is drawn from Actinokineospora alba and contains these coding sequences:
- a CDS encoding helix-turn-helix transcriptional regulator, giving the protein MRADRLVATLLLMQSRGRVTAAELAEELEVSVATARRDLEALSAAGVPVYPQPGRGGGWSLVGGARTDLSGLSATEAQALFLLVGPAAAVSDKAKSALRKLVRALPPTFRAEAEAAAGATMIDPTSWGERDRRRPELVDLLQSAVVRGRKVRLIYTSGTRERSERLIDPWGLVDKDDIWYLLAGTERGQRTFRVDRIVEADLTDQPAERPDDFTLATAWDKVVGEVEQRRSRTWATVLIETRFVPILRNHFGRHCETEAELDGRSRVRIAAPTPLDIARNLAGWGTQVDVVEPPAVQAELARIGRELAGRYAAPTR